ATGGTCAGCCAGAAATTCAGTAGTAAGGCAACCACTATTACGATTTGTACCCATAGAATCGTAATAGGACGATGCTTACTACTGATTGCGAGGAGAGGTGCGATGGAAAACTGGCCGGCCCATACTTCCGAGGAACGAGCATGGAAGAGTTCTGGACGGGCCCCCCGCGAAGACCGGGAGCTATCCAAGATCGACGTGTCGATCCCTCCTCACATCGCTGAGCTAAGTTATTACCCGTCCCACGACACGATGGTCCTTCTTGAGACTGCCGCCATCAAGATCGCAGCCCTGGATGCCACGGCCGGCGCCCAAATGGCCGCCATTAGCGGATTCCTTCTCCGGAGTGAATCTGTCTCTTCGTCCAAGATCGAGCACGTCGAAGCCAATCGTGAGGACTATGCCAAGGCCATGATTGGCATCAAATCCAGTGCAAACGCCCGCTCCATGGTGGCTGCGACGGATGCAATCCAAGCCATGATTACGGCTGCGGGTAAGACGGGGGCCGTAGGCCAAGACGCCATGTTGGTCGCCCACGGGATTCTGATGAAGGATGATCCTACCCACGCGCATTACGCCGGACGCATCCGCGATGTTCAGAATTGGATCAAGGGCAGTGACTACTCACCTCGCGGCGCCATTCACATTCCGCCGCCACCGGACTTGGTTCCAGCCCTGCTCGATGACCTCTTTGCCTTCGCCAACCGGACGAACATCCCGGTCCT
This region of Arthrobacter alpinus genomic DNA includes:
- a CDS encoding Fic family protein, whose protein sequence is MENWPAHTSEERAWKSSGRAPREDRELSKIDVSIPPHIAELSYYPSHDTMVLLETAAIKIAALDATAGAQMAAISGFLLRSESVSSSKIEHVEANREDYAKAMIGIKSSANARSMVAATDAIQAMITAAGKTGAVGQDAMLVAHGILMKDDPTHAHYAGRIRDVQNWIKGSDYSPRGAIHIPPPPDLVPALLDDLFAFANRTNIPVLAQAAITHAQFESIHPFTDGNGRIGRALIGAVSRRRGLTSTTVTPIASAMVADVKQYFSLVNNYRAGEVDAFVGYLAESAIRATDAAKVSIAALQELPDMWTDMARPRRNSADEKIIARLLERPVFEAHTAAHFAGVKENSIYAALDRLVDSGVLSLVSSAKRNRAWAATEVLDEVDRLNKRLGFVE